The proteins below come from a single Acidobacteriota bacterium genomic window:
- a CDS encoding STAS domain-containing protein: MIIETREHNGVTVFDIEGEIRRSENQESTLHHLVKKRLDQGERGILFNLAKVDFIDSFGVGEILASYISTQNIGGYFKIAGLSRKIYVVFQVTGLTKVLEIHDTEEEALRRFL; the protein is encoded by the coding sequence ATGATTATCGAAACCCGCGAACACAACGGTGTGACCGTCTTTGACATCGAAGGCGAGATTCGGAGATCGGAAAATCAGGAATCCACTCTTCACCACCTTGTCAAAAAGCGTCTGGATCAAGGGGAAAGGGGGATCCTGTTCAACTTGGCCAAAGTGGATTTCATCGACAGTTTCGGAGTCGGCGAGATCCTGGCCAGCTATATCTCGACACAGAACATCGGGGGGTATTTCAAGATCGCCGGGCTGTCGCGGAAGATTTATGTTGTTTTCCAGGTGACCGGGCTGACCAAAGTCCTGGAAATCCATGACACGGAGGAAGAAGCTCTCCGACGGTTCCTCTGA
- a CDS encoding DUF6599 family protein: MSQWIFKTAACLGMAAAVCASGFSGDVADRTENPETSLIRMLPKPSDWTFSEEPGIFRPESLFEYINGAAESYLSYDFLELAVGQYESGDKKASVTVEIYDMGSDLNAFGIYGAERYPDNPPIEIGTLGYIDGEVLNFISGRYYVKLLVYGADDTESVLQAFAAATAEGMPASGELPQALQAFPEDGQVQNSEKYIKSNFLGFAFLENGYLAGYKAEGREYDAFLVPAAGEAEAEEMFRGLLAFYEKDGAEPEPSEGGWVRLKNRYGQIMFLSRVDHVLCGVSRLSEQLEAAGAKTLERLMDNIRSLDWN; encoded by the coding sequence ATGTCGCAATGGATTTTTAAAACCGCCGCCTGTCTGGGAATGGCCGCAGCCGTCTGCGCCTCGGGTTTTTCCGGGGACGTTGCGGATCGAACGGAAAATCCCGAGACGTCCCTGATCCGGATGCTTCCGAAACCGTCGGATTGGACGTTTTCCGAGGAACCCGGCATCTTCAGGCCGGAAAGCCTTTTCGAGTACATCAACGGAGCGGCGGAAAGCTATCTCAGTTATGATTTTCTGGAGTTGGCGGTCGGCCAGTACGAGAGCGGAGACAAAAAGGCCTCCGTCACCGTGGAGATTTATGATATGGGATCGGACCTCAATGCTTTCGGCATTTACGGCGCGGAACGCTATCCGGACAATCCCCCCATCGAAATCGGGACTCTCGGCTATATCGACGGCGAGGTTCTGAACTTCATCTCCGGCCGGTACTATGTCAAATTGCTGGTCTACGGTGCCGACGACACGGAAAGCGTTCTTCAAGCTTTCGCCGCGGCAACAGCGGAGGGAATGCCGGCATCCGGGGAACTTCCCCAAGCTTTGCAGGCCTTTCCTGAAGACGGTCAGGTTCAAAACAGCGAAAAATACATCAAGAGCAATTTTCTGGGATTCGCATTCCTCGAAAACGGCTATTTGGCCGGTTACAAGGCGGAAGGTCGGGAATACGACGCCTTCCTTGTTCCGGCGGCCGGGGAAGCCGAAGCCGAAGAGATGTTCCGCGGGCTTCTCGCTTTTTATGAAAAGGACGGCGCCGAGCCGGAACCCTCCGAAGGAGGCTGGGTTCGACTGAAAAACAGATATGGACAGATCATGTTTTTAAGCCGGGTCGATCACGTTCTTTGCGGGGTGTCGAGGCTTTCGGAACAGCTTGAAGCGGCGGGAGCGAAAACCCTCGAACGCCTGATGGACAACATCCGCTCCCTGGACTGGAACTGA
- a CDS encoding PilZ domain-containing protein: MDAAHIFRRTARRFEIPGAILTYDFDNTSAPEASSEKTTCPLIDISRGGLRFISRQKLEITSPIQVKVTIPGGHVPLIFKGRVRWSSPQNGDQLLYQTGVEFNSYGEDQDQNFPGTLVKVVALEQRYRSTDDMDGYKEGGGFGI; the protein is encoded by the coding sequence ATGGACGCAGCGCATATTTTCAGGCGAACGGCCCGGCGCTTCGAAATCCCCGGCGCCATCCTGACTTATGACTTCGACAACACTTCGGCTCCGGAAGCGTCTTCGGAAAAGACGACCTGTCCTCTTATCGATATCAGCCGGGGCGGACTGAGATTTATAAGCCGTCAAAAACTGGAAATCACATCCCCGATCCAAGTCAAAGTCACCATCCCCGGGGGTCACGTGCCTCTGATTTTCAAAGGCCGAGTGCGATGGTCCTCTCCTCAGAACGGAGACCAGCTCCTCTACCAGACCGGCGTGGAGTTCAACTCCTATGGGGAAGACCAGGATCAGAATTTTCCAGGAACCCTGGTCAAGGTTGTCGCCCTGGAACAAAGATATCGAAGCACCGACGACATGGACGGCTATAAGGAAGGCGGCGGCTTCGGCATCTGA